From Apium graveolens cultivar Ventura chromosome 9, ASM990537v1, whole genome shotgun sequence, the proteins below share one genomic window:
- the LOC141682660 gene encoding protein RER1A-like, which produces MEITTHPDTTTTTTTNMEPSPDTTTPPTITTLNDDLIQPQLTPTTLTEPPTFPPSHHYQYYLDKSTPFVLYRWIALVCVVVIYILRIYFVQGFYVVSYAVAIYILNLLIGFLSPQVDPELQALDHAPTLPIRASDEFRPFVRRLPEFKFWYSITKAFCIAFLLTFFSIFDVPVFWPILLFYWIVLFTLTMRRQIMHMIKYKYVPFNFGKQRYDTKRESSTEMASLLPAV; this is translated from the exons ATGGAAATAACAACACACCCCGATACAACTACTACAACAACAACAAACATGGAACCCTCACCAGACACCACCACTCCCCCAACTATTACAACCTTAAACGACGATCTCATACAACCTCAACTCACTCCAACAACATTAACAGAACCCCCCACCTTCCCTCCCTCTCATCACTACCAATACTACCTCGATAAATCAACCCCTTTTGTTCTTTACCGTTGGATCGCTCTTGTTTGTGTTGTCGTAATCTATATCCTACGCATTTACTTTGTACAAGGCTTCTATGTTGTTTCTTATGCTGTTGCTATTTATATTCTTAATTTGCTTATTGGCTTTTTGTCTCCTCAAGTTGACCCTGAATTGCAAGCTCTTGATCATGCTCCTACTCTTCCTATTCGAGCTTCTGATGAGTTTCGCCCTTTTGTTCGTCGTCTCCCCGAGTTTAAGTTCTG GTACTCAATCACAAAAGCTTTCTGCATTGCATTTTTGCTTACGTTCTTCAGTATATTTGATGTGCCTGTGTTTTGGCCAATATTACTCTTCTACTGGATTGTACTATTCACTCTTACCATGAGGAGACAGATAATGCACATGATCAAGTACAAATATGTTCCGTTTAACTTCGGTAAACAG CGTTATGACACAAAGAGGGAATCATCAACCGAGATGGCAAGCCTTCTTCCCGCAGTTTAA
- the LOC141682824 gene encoding cysteine proteinase COT44-like produces MSAATISTILLLLVFASLTYAADVSIIKYKTNKNDTGIIQNPKWRTDEEVMEIFNWWSKKHCKTYNSNGLEIEKAKRFEIFKENLKFIDEHNLGNRSYRVGLNQFADLSNEEYRSMYLGTRTDAKRRFVKSQNGVFSNRYDVRNGDDGMLPESVDWRQRGAVTPVKNQGSCGSCWAFSTVAAVEGINKIVTGELIPLSEQELVDCDKTYNLGCNGGLMDYAFEFIISNGGMDSEANYPYRGVDSKCDPARMKSKVVTIDGYEDLPPNNEKALKKAVAHQPVSVAIEASSRVLQLYSSGIFTGTCGTALDHGVVVVGYGKEDGMDYWIVRNSWGKNWGENGYFKVERNVANTMEGKCGIAMQPSYPIKTSKNQTTTKTAQSRPGQLISST; encoded by the exons ATGTCTGCAGCCACAATAAGCACCATTCTTTTGCTCTTGGTGTTTGCTTCTTTGACATATGCAGCTGATGTTTCAATCATCAAGTACAAAACTAATAAAAACGACACCGGAATTATTCAAAACCCGAAATGGAGGACTGATGAGGAGGTGATGGAAATATTCAACTGGTGGTCGAAAAAGCATTGTAAGACTTATAATAGTAATGGTCTAGAAATCGAAAAGGCCAAGAGGTTTGAgatttttaaagaaaatttaaaGTTTATTGATGAACATAATTTGGGAAATCGTAGTTATAGGGTTGGTTTGAATCAGTTTGCTGATTTGAGCAATGAGGAGTATAGGTCTATGTATTTAGGTACGAGGACGGATGCTAAGCGCAGGTTTGTAAAGTCCCAGAATGGTGTGTTCAGTAACAGGTATGATGTTAGGAATGGCGATGATGGCATGTTGCCTGAGTCTGTTGATTGGAGGCAGAGAGGTGCTGTTACTCCTGTCAAAAATCAAGGAAGCTGCG GGAGTTGCTGGGCGTTTTCGACAGTAGCAGCAGTAGAAGGTATTAACAAAATTGTGACAGGAGAGCTTATTCCATTATCCGAGCAAGAACTGGTAGATTGTGATAAGACCTATAACCTTGGCTGCAATGGAGGCCTCATGGATTATGCTTTTGAGTTCATCATTTCTAACGGCGGTATGGACTCAGAAGCTAACTACCCTTACCGTGGAGTGGACTCCAAGTGTGATCCAGCTCGG ATGAAATCAAAGGTTGTTACTATAGATGGTTACGAAGATCTTCCACCAAATAACGAGAAAGCCTTGAAAAAAGCCGTGGCACATCAACCTGTTAGCGTTGCTATTGAAGCCTCCAGCAGGGTGCTACAGCTCTATTCATCA GGCATATTTACTGGAACATGCGGAACTGCACTAGACCACGGTGTTGTGGTGGTTGGTTATGGTAAAGAAGATGGAATGGACTACTGGATCGTGAGAAACTCATGGGGCAAGAACTGGGGTGAAAACGGATACTTTAAAGTAGAACGTAATGTGGCTAATACAATGGAAGGCAAGTGCGGAATTGCAATGCAGCCTTCTTATCCGATCAAGACCTCCAAAAACCAAACTACAACTAAAACAGCTCAATCAAGACCAGGACAATTGATAAGCAGCACTTAG